CCCCAGCCAGTTCGGACGCTCCGGCAGACACCCCTGCCGCGGCCACGCCGGAAGCCGATGCCCCGGCGGAACCCCGCCGCCCGGCCGGCCGCGCCGCCCGCACCACGCTGACCCGCGCTCCCCGCACGGAACAGGCCGCCGAACCGCCGGCTCCCGTCGAGACTCCGGCTCCGGCTCCCGCGCCGGCCCCGACGGAAACGCTGCGCCTGAACCGTCCCGAACCTGCACCGGCGCCCGCCCCGGCGCCGATGCCGGTGCCCGCGGCGGCTCCGGCCGCGGCCGAGGCGTCGCGGCCGGCCGGTCAGCCGACGCCGCCGGTGGATGCGGTGGAAGGCCGCCTGCGCGATACCGCCAAGGCTTGCATTTCCGCCTATCGCGGCTGGCGTCAGCAGCCGAGCGAAGGCACGATCCAGGCCCTGTCCGACACCGTGCATGAGCTGCGCAAGGCCTTGGCCCGCGTCGAGATCGACATGTCGGCCAGCCGTCGCGAGGAGCAGGCGATCCGCCCGATCCCGATCCCGGCGCATCGCGCGTCGCGCCGTCCGAACTGAGCGGACTTTGAAAAGACGCCTTTGAAAAGGCGGGTTTAAAAAACCTCCGCCCCCGACCGGGGCGGAGGTTTTTTATTTTTGCGCTGACGCTGGCATTTTCGGTACGAAAGGGGCTTGACGCCCCCCTGATCGAAAGGCTAATCCTCTGCGCCCCGATGGAAGGGTGGCCGAGTGGTTAAAGGCAGCAGACTGTAAATCTGCCCGCGTACGCGTACGCTGGTTCGAATCCAGCCCCTTCCACCAGTCTCGCGGAAACAGCGGCTTCATGGAACCCAGTGTCGCCTGAAGTCATCGCGAGTCGATGATAGCCATTTCAAAAAGACGATCCCGCGCCACCAAAAGTCCACGTCATCGTGCCTTCGGCAACGAGACATGCCCGACGGTGTAGACTTGCGTCGTCTCCGTCATCATCGCCGGCAACCGCGGCCAAAGAGCGAATCTCGCCGACTGCCATCCCGTCGGATCGAACGCGGCGATGGCGGCCAGCGCGCCGGCCTCGATCAGCGATCCGGTCTCCGCGATGGCGTCATCCCGTTGCGCGGCCAAATCCGAATAAGTCGCAATTGGGCCGATCTCGCGGGTCGCATATGTGGCGGCTTGCAGATCCGCCGTGAGTTCCGCATGCCGGATCAGCCATGTCCGCACCGACGGCCAACCGAAATCGCGCGACACCGCCGCGAAGCCAGGACCGGACAGGAAGTTGCCGATCCCTTCCGGCTCATCCCACAGATAGAATGGCGCATAGAGGTTTTCCGCGCTGGCGAAGCCGGTGTCCCGCTTTCTTGCGGCAAGATAAGCTTTGAAACGCAGCTGCGGAAAACCGTCGAGCAGCGGCCCCCTCTCGCGGATGCGGCGGTCGATGACCGCCATATCGTAGTCGGCCGGCAGGACGAAACTGTAT
Above is a window of Azospirillum sp. B510 DNA encoding:
- a CDS encoding DUF4865 family protein produces the protein MIAMQYSFVLPADYDMAVIDRRIRERGPLLDGFPQLRFKAYLAARKRDTGFASAENLYAPFYLWDEPEGIGNFLSGPGFAAVSRDFGWPSVRTWLIRHAELTADLQAATYATREIGPIATYSDLAAQRDDAIAETGSLIEAGALAAIAAFDPTGWQSARFALWPRLPAMMTETTQVYTVGHVSLPKAR